The Saccharopolyspora gloriosae genome window below encodes:
- a CDS encoding dihydrolipoamide acetyltransferase family protein: MTEIQMPRLSDTMEEGVIAAWRKKVGDSIERGEVVADIETDKAIMELEAFDDGVLEQLLVEEGQTVPIGTPIALVGDGSGSAAQSAPATAPAAKPEPAPEAEPAAAPAPTNGNAVAEGAKPKASPLAKAVAKDLGVDLGSVEGTGPGGRIIRADIEAAASSAPAPAAPAAQAPAAPAPAPQVATPADAEEVPLSNIRKVTAKRLTESKQQAPHFYLTSAIDVTELVEFRAKLNERLQAAGGPKVSINDLVVKAVATALRANPAVNVSFGGDKLIKHKRINLGVAVAIEDGLIVPVIPDADRKSVSEIAAEGREKAGRAREGKLKLDEMSGGTFTISNLGMFGIEQFSAVINPPEAGILAVGAAKDELQLRDGEVVARKILRVTLSADHRAIDGAVGAAFLQQFTALLEDPLRIIA; encoded by the coding sequence ATGACTGAGATCCAGATGCCCCGCCTGTCCGACACCATGGAGGAAGGCGTCATCGCCGCCTGGCGCAAGAAGGTGGGCGATTCGATCGAGCGCGGCGAGGTCGTCGCGGACATCGAGACCGACAAGGCCATCATGGAGCTGGAGGCCTTCGACGACGGCGTGCTGGAGCAGCTGCTCGTCGAGGAGGGCCAGACGGTGCCGATCGGCACGCCGATCGCCCTGGTCGGCGACGGTTCGGGTTCGGCGGCGCAGTCGGCTCCGGCCACCGCGCCGGCGGCGAAGCCGGAACCGGCCCCGGAGGCCGAGCCCGCCGCCGCTCCCGCCCCCACCAACGGCAACGCGGTCGCCGAGGGTGCGAAGCCGAAGGCGTCGCCGCTGGCGAAGGCCGTGGCCAAGGACCTCGGGGTGGATCTCGGTTCGGTCGAGGGCACCGGCCCCGGTGGCAGGATCATCCGCGCCGACATCGAGGCCGCCGCCTCGTCGGCTCCCGCTCCGGCCGCCCCGGCAGCGCAGGCCCCGGCCGCCCCGGCCCCGGCGCCGCAGGTGGCGACTCCGGCGGACGCCGAGGAGGTGCCGCTGAGCAACATCCGCAAGGTCACCGCGAAGCGGCTCACCGAGAGCAAGCAGCAGGCCCCGCACTTCTACCTGACCAGCGCCATCGACGTCACGGAACTCGTCGAGTTCCGCGCGAAGCTCAACGAGCGGCTGCAGGCGGCGGGTGGCCCGAAGGTCAGCATCAACGACCTGGTCGTGAAGGCGGTCGCCACGGCGCTGCGAGCGAACCCGGCGGTGAACGTCTCCTTCGGCGGCGACAAGCTGATCAAGCACAAGCGCATCAACCTGGGCGTCGCGGTCGCCATCGAGGACGGCCTGATCGTGCCGGTCATCCCCGACGCGGACCGCAAGAGCGTCTCGGAGATCGCCGCCGAGGGCCGCGAGAAGGCCGGGCGGGCTCGCGAGGGCAAGCTGAAGCTGGACGAGATGTCCGGCGGCACCTTCACCATCTCGAACCTGGGCATGTTCGGCATCGAGCAGTTCTCCGCCGTGATCAACCCGCCGGAGGCCGGAATCCTGGCCGTCGGCGCGGCGAAGGACGAGCTCCAGCTCCGCGACGGCGAGGTCGTGGCCCGCAAGATCCTGCGCGTCACCCTCTCCGCCGACCACCGCGCCATCGACGGCGCCGTGGGCGCGGCGTTCCTCCAGCAGTTCACCGCCCTCCTGGAAGACCCGCTGCGCATCATCGCCTGA
- the pdhA gene encoding pyruvate dehydrogenase (acetyl-transferring) E1 component subunit alpha: MAETATRTKPATRAKSRRGTASAAKSGPFSGESAELLRGYFQQMTLIRRFEERAAQGYTQAKIGGYCHLNLGEEATVVGLMSALRKTDLLFTNYREHGYALAKGIEPGRVMAELYGRTTGTSKGWGGSMHMFDVEAGLLGGYGIVGGQIPLATGAALAIDYRDGDQVVMCQMGDGTTNIGAFHEALNIAALWNLPVVFVVVNNFLGMGTTVEKSSAESELYKRASAYRMHGERVDGNDVLAVRDAATRLVQRARESGGPALLEAVSHRLKGHSVVDPAKYRSEESVQDARDHDPVVNFRARLIEAGVLDEDGAKEIERLAQADADAAVAFADDSPHPEVSTLFDYTYATPVANDSRRLPADPVF, from the coding sequence ATGGCTGAGACCGCGACCCGCACCAAGCCCGCCACCCGCGCGAAGTCCCGCCGCGGCACGGCGAGCGCCGCCAAGAGCGGCCCGTTCTCCGGGGAGTCCGCCGAGCTGCTGCGCGGCTACTTCCAGCAGATGACGCTGATCCGCCGCTTCGAGGAGCGCGCGGCGCAGGGCTACACCCAGGCCAAGATCGGTGGCTACTGCCACCTGAACCTGGGCGAGGAGGCCACCGTCGTCGGCCTGATGTCGGCGCTGCGCAAGACGGACCTGCTGTTCACGAACTACCGCGAGCACGGCTACGCGCTGGCCAAGGGCATCGAGCCCGGCCGCGTGATGGCGGAGCTCTACGGCCGCACCACCGGCACCTCCAAGGGCTGGGGCGGTTCGATGCACATGTTCGACGTGGAGGCCGGGCTGCTCGGCGGCTACGGCATCGTCGGCGGCCAGATCCCGCTGGCCACGGGTGCCGCGCTGGCCATCGACTACCGCGACGGCGACCAGGTCGTGATGTGCCAGATGGGTGACGGCACCACGAACATCGGCGCGTTCCACGAGGCGCTGAACATCGCGGCGCTGTGGAACCTGCCGGTGGTGTTCGTGGTGGTGAACAACTTCCTCGGCATGGGCACCACGGTCGAGAAGTCCTCCGCGGAGTCGGAGCTCTACAAGCGGGCTTCGGCGTACCGGATGCACGGCGAGCGGGTCGACGGCAACGACGTGCTGGCCGTCCGCGACGCCGCGACGCGGCTGGTGCAGCGCGCCCGCGAGTCGGGCGGCCCGGCGCTGCTGGAGGCGGTCAGCCACCGCCTCAAGGGCCACTCGGTCGTGGACCCCGCGAAGTACCGCAGCGAGGAGTCGGTGCAGGACGCCCGCGACCACGACCCGGTGGTGAACTTCCGTGCGCGGCTGATCGAGGCCGGCGTGCTCGACGAGGACGGTGCCAAGGAGATCGAGCGGCTGGCGCAGGCCGACGCGGACGCCGCGGTGGCCTTCGCCGACGACAGCCCGCACCCCGAGGTCTCGACGCTGTTCGACTACACCTACGCCACTCCGGTCGCCAACGACTCGCGTCGGCTGCCCGCCGACCCGGTGTTCTGA
- a CDS encoding GntR family transcriptional regulator, protein MIERAMPGAGLPQRRPRAQLSDEVAARIRDRIVTGRLRKGEHLHLERLAEQIGVSVTPVREALLALRGEGFVELEPRRGFTVLPLNRQDIEDTSRVQATLAGELAARTAELISVAQLAGLEEVQAELEHAGRFGIGDAAELDLRFHHVIYDIADSAKLAWFVQLASRYVPRRQLAAASDFTESTGPEHRAILRALHNRDPEAARQAMHEHLTHSGQVLIRQLDQQGFWEQ, encoded by the coding sequence ATGATCGAGAGAGCGATGCCCGGAGCAGGACTGCCCCAACGACGACCCCGCGCCCAGCTCTCCGACGAGGTGGCCGCCCGCATCCGCGACCGGATAGTGACCGGACGGCTGCGCAAGGGCGAACACCTGCACCTGGAGCGCCTGGCCGAGCAGATCGGCGTCAGCGTCACCCCGGTGCGCGAAGCCCTGCTGGCGCTGCGCGGCGAGGGGTTCGTCGAACTGGAGCCCCGCCGCGGCTTCACCGTCCTGCCGCTGAACCGCCAGGACATCGAGGACACCAGCCGGGTGCAGGCGACGCTGGCCGGTGAGCTCGCCGCGCGCACCGCCGAGCTGATCAGCGTCGCGCAGCTGGCCGGTTTGGAAGAGGTGCAGGCGGAGCTGGAGCACGCCGGCCGGTTCGGCATCGGCGACGCCGCGGAGCTCGACCTCCGGTTCCACCACGTCATCTACGACATCGCCGACTCGGCGAAGCTGGCGTGGTTCGTGCAACTGGCCTCGCGGTACGTGCCGCGGCGGCAGCTGGCCGCCGCGTCGGACTTCACCGAGTCGACCGGGCCGGAGCACCGCGCGATCCTGCGCGCCCTGCACAACCGCGACCCGGAGGCCGCTCGGCAGGCGATGCACGAGCACCTCACGCACAGCGGGCAGGTCCTGATCAGGCAGCTTGACCAGCAGGGGTTCTGGGAGCAGTGA
- a CDS encoding DUF397 domain-containing protein yields MNASTGHNHWRKSSYSGGQTNCVEVGRARSGAAVRDTKDRAAGYFTATPDQWTSFLDAIKSGRYDG; encoded by the coding sequence ATGAATGCCAGCACGGGGCACAACCACTGGCGGAAGTCGAGCTACAGCGGCGGACAGACCAACTGCGTCGAGGTCGGGCGGGCGCGCAGCGGTGCCGCTGTGCGGGACACGAAAGACCGTGCCGCCGGGTACTTCACGGCCACGCCCGACCAGTGGACCTCGTTCCTCGACGCGATCAAGTCCGGCCGCTACGACGGCTGA
- a CDS encoding putative T7SS-secreted protein: protein MRTLDTADWRGEAADAFHEAFDGHPVDWLKASDAFRDAADSLTGYVEVLEWAQRQAVEAVALWQEADAATQQARADHDTAVAREQKRSADAGTPAAPIPFADPGAEKRAAAQDLLHRTRAQLAETGDRTRTTILDLTAAAPARPGFWGQAGQLGADFAAGLGDWVSDLGDILGNIPATLSAAATDPTAFAKQLVSWDQFHTNPARWAGHVLPDAALTLVGGAGAAKKGGSLLKGVTATGRANRILDKAKHNGKGITDHVANKGADIGRKPDRNKKMPIRLVDNVDDLNTIWKDLSRGGRPTELPNYNGTSVEMPDGSVISYREKPGRGPTGNTIDLVSPEGRSLKIHIDTPKGN from the coding sequence CTGCGAACCCTCGACACCGCGGATTGGCGAGGTGAAGCCGCCGACGCGTTCCACGAAGCGTTCGACGGACACCCCGTCGACTGGCTCAAGGCGTCCGACGCGTTCCGCGACGCCGCCGACTCCCTCACCGGATACGTCGAAGTCCTCGAATGGGCGCAGCGCCAAGCCGTGGAGGCCGTCGCCCTGTGGCAGGAAGCCGACGCCGCGACGCAGCAGGCCCGAGCCGACCACGACACCGCGGTCGCCCGCGAGCAGAAGCGGTCCGCCGACGCTGGAACACCCGCCGCGCCGATCCCCTTCGCTGACCCCGGCGCCGAAAAGCGGGCCGCCGCTCAAGACCTGCTGCACCGCACTCGTGCACAACTCGCCGAGACCGGTGACCGCACCCGCACGACGATCCTCGACCTCACCGCCGCAGCACCCGCCCGGCCGGGGTTCTGGGGTCAGGCGGGCCAGCTCGGTGCCGACTTCGCCGCCGGACTCGGCGACTGGGTCAGCGACCTCGGCGACATCCTCGGCAACATCCCCGCCACGCTCTCGGCGGCGGCCACCGATCCCACCGCGTTCGCGAAGCAACTGGTCTCCTGGGACCAGTTCCACACCAACCCCGCACGCTGGGCAGGACACGTCCTCCCGGACGCGGCGCTCACCCTCGTCGGCGGAGCCGGAGCGGCCAAGAAGGGCGGCAGCCTGCTCAAAGGCGTCACCGCGACGGGCCGCGCCAACCGCATCCTCGACAAGGCCAAGCACAACGGCAAAGGCATCACCGACCACGTCGCGAACAAGGGCGCGGACATCGGGCGCAAGCCGGACCGCAACAAGAAGATGCCCATCCGCCTCGTCGACAACGTCGACGACCTCAACACCATTTGGAAAGACCTGTCCCGCGGCGGCCGCCCAACGGAATTGCCGAACTACAACGGGACGAGCGTAGAGATGCCGGACGGCAGCGTGATCTCCTACCGGGAGAAACCAGGACGCGGCCCCACTGGGAACACCATCGACTTGGTGTCCCCCGAAGGCCGTAGCCTCAAGATTCACATCGACACACCCAAAGGGAACTGA
- a CDS encoding PucR family transcriptional regulator produces the protein MAADPARPVPDPGHAITHSLAAARLGDAEALAGRLMAAIFTDNPEWTDYRPVPREDLYEGCRRYLQRVLEILSGAAGDPDGDDVAAAIGRRRAEQGVPLEVMLRTFRLGGRIVWEAIVEQAHADRADPDVVLGAATSMWTVIDGLSSTLSTSYRNTELERLRRDDQRRHALVEDLLSGRARDTAFAQRTAKELDLPAAGRYLVVVAEMRSDGSFALSGQHDALGGVHIRSVWQVRADTLVGLVALEQRKAAGALEVLRPLARGRVAASPVVRGLAEVGLAHQLAVTAMGTASYGSAQLVSLDQRYPEALLVQSPDLAQRLLDSQLGPLLDLPVKERDMLLDTLTAWLEENCSTANAAVRLHCHRNTVLNRLHRIGTLIGQPLHGRAAYVSLSLALSALHLRDGLRD, from the coding sequence GTGGCCGCCGATCCCGCTCGTCCGGTGCCCGATCCCGGGCACGCGATCACGCATTCGCTGGCCGCGGCTCGGCTGGGTGATGCCGAGGCGCTGGCCGGGCGGTTGATGGCGGCGATCTTCACCGACAACCCGGAGTGGACCGACTACCGCCCGGTGCCCCGCGAGGACCTCTACGAGGGCTGCCGCCGCTACCTGCAGCGGGTGCTGGAGATCCTCAGCGGCGCCGCGGGCGACCCGGACGGCGACGACGTGGCCGCGGCGATCGGCCGCCGCCGCGCGGAGCAGGGCGTGCCGCTGGAGGTCATGCTGCGCACCTTCCGCCTCGGCGGGCGCATCGTGTGGGAGGCCATCGTCGAGCAGGCGCACGCGGATCGCGCCGATCCGGACGTGGTGCTGGGGGCGGCGACGTCGATGTGGACGGTGATCGACGGGCTGTCCTCGACGCTGTCCACCTCGTACCGCAACACCGAGCTGGAGCGGTTGCGCCGCGACGACCAGCGCAGGCACGCACTGGTGGAGGACCTGCTCAGCGGCCGGGCGCGGGACACCGCCTTCGCGCAGCGGACGGCGAAGGAACTGGACCTGCCCGCCGCCGGTCGTTACCTGGTCGTGGTGGCGGAGATGCGGTCGGACGGCAGCTTCGCGCTCAGCGGGCAGCACGACGCGTTGGGCGGGGTGCACATCAGATCGGTGTGGCAAGTGCGCGCGGACACACTCGTGGGCCTGGTCGCGCTGGAGCAGCGGAAGGCGGCGGGTGCGCTGGAGGTGCTGCGCCCGTTGGCCCGCGGCCGGGTGGCGGCGTCGCCGGTGGTGCGCGGCCTGGCCGAGGTCGGGCTGGCGCACCAGCTCGCGGTGACGGCGATGGGCACCGCCTCCTACGGTTCCGCGCAGCTGGTGTCGCTGGACCAGCGCTATCCGGAGGCGCTGCTGGTGCAGTCCCCTGACCTGGCACAACGCCTGCTGGATTCGCAGCTGGGGCCGTTGCTGGACCTGCCGGTCAAGGAGCGGGACATGCTGCTGGACACGCTCACGGCGTGGCTGGAGGAGAACTGCTCCACCGCGAACGCGGCGGTGCGGTTGCACTGCCACCGCAACACGGTGCTGAACCGGCTGCACCGGATCGGCACGTTGATCGGGCAGCCGCTGCACGGGCGGGCGGCGTACGTGTCGCTGTCGCTGGCGCTGTCGGCACTACACCTGCGCGACGGACTGCGCGACTGA
- a CDS encoding muconolactone Delta-isomerase family protein — protein sequence MEFLVRVDVSHVFELPAAERDDVIRREQERGRDLLARGVIKHFWTLVGKRANVGVWVAADAEELHDVLSDLPIWPWADIEVTPLITHFLVTEAK from the coding sequence GTGGAATTCCTCGTCCGAGTCGACGTGTCCCACGTCTTCGAGCTGCCCGCCGCCGAACGCGACGACGTCATCCGGCGCGAGCAGGAGCGCGGACGCGACCTGCTCGCCCGCGGAGTGATCAAGCACTTCTGGACCCTGGTGGGCAAGCGGGCCAACGTCGGCGTCTGGGTCGCGGCCGACGCCGAGGAGCTGCACGACGTGCTCTCCGACCTGCCGATCTGGCCCTGGGCCGACATCGAGGTGACCCCGCTGATCACGCACTTCCTGGTCACCGAGGCGAAGTAG
- a CDS encoding methyltransferase domain-containing protein, with product MTAWRARLPVPREAFVPPVIWDDDPESDGFAPVSRESEPARWRALVDADEPVVTQVEDGRDHDIARAPTSSCSRPSLVADMLDALEVRPGQRILEIGSGTGWNAALLRDRVGSAGHVTTVEIDADVAEQARRALATTGHEAVVVTADGSGGHPAGAPYDRVIATASVRAVPQAWIDQTRSGGLILTPWGTDYGEDALTRLEVRPDGSASGRCGTRLAFMRMRGQRRHHLDPTDAELAAADRTITSRRGPELFDMVEFSRAAFTIGLRVPHCYLTVDDRDDEHRDVELHDLRSRSWAKVAMVRGEHPWTVHQLGPRHLWDEADAAYSWWLSNGEPAADRYGLTVAPDGSHAVRLDEPDGEHRWTLDT from the coding sequence GTGACCGCGTGGCGTGCCCGGCTCCCCGTGCCCAGGGAGGCGTTCGTTCCGCCGGTGATCTGGGACGACGACCCGGAATCGGACGGATTCGCTCCGGTCTCCCGCGAGAGCGAGCCCGCGCGGTGGCGTGCCTTGGTCGACGCCGACGAACCGGTCGTGACTCAAGTCGAAGACGGGCGGGACCACGACATCGCGCGAGCACCGACCAGCTCGTGCAGCAGGCCGTCGCTCGTCGCCGACATGCTCGACGCGCTGGAAGTGCGGCCAGGCCAACGGATTCTCGAAATCGGCAGCGGCACCGGGTGGAACGCGGCGCTGCTGCGCGACCGAGTCGGCTCGGCGGGTCACGTCACCACGGTCGAGATCGACGCGGACGTGGCCGAGCAGGCCCGGCGCGCACTCGCCACGACCGGCCACGAAGCCGTGGTCGTCACCGCCGACGGCAGCGGCGGTCACCCGGCGGGAGCGCCGTACGACCGGGTGATCGCCACCGCCTCGGTGCGAGCCGTGCCGCAGGCGTGGATCGACCAGACCCGCAGCGGCGGACTGATCCTGACTCCGTGGGGCACCGACTACGGCGAAGATGCCTTGACACGGCTGGAAGTTCGCCCGGACGGCTCCGCGAGCGGGCGGTGCGGCACCCGCTTGGCGTTCATGCGGATGCGCGGGCAACGCCGCCACCACCTCGATCCCACCGACGCGGAACTGGCCGCCGCCGACCGGACCATCACCTCGCGGCGCGGTCCGGAACTGTTCGACATGGTGGAGTTCTCCCGAGCCGCCTTCACCATCGGCCTGCGCGTACCGCACTGCTACCTCACCGTCGACGATCGCGACGACGAGCACCGCGACGTCGAACTGCACGACCTCCGCTCTCGGTCCTGGGCGAAAGTCGCCATGGTGCGCGGCGAGCACCCGTGGACCGTGCACCAGCTCGGCCCCCGTCACCTGTGGGACGAGGCCGACGCCGCGTACTCGTGGTGGCTGAGCAACGGCGAACCGGCCGCGGACCGCTACGGGCTGACCGTCGCACCCGACGGCTCGCACGCGGTGCGGCTGGACGAACCGGACGGCGAACACCGCTGGACGCTCGACACCTGA
- a CDS encoding type VII secretion target, with amino-acid sequence MSDHGEVEVILTALINAATGIDQVVEDMSTVGAEDISDLGDGTDYGHEPLTPAVREFADAWGYGLDRLMRDATGLSESLHDSAQTYAEAENVNIDRFVQGR; translated from the coding sequence ATGAGCGACCACGGCGAAGTCGAAGTCATCCTGACCGCACTGATCAACGCCGCGACGGGCATCGACCAGGTCGTCGAGGACATGAGCACCGTCGGCGCCGAAGACATCTCCGACCTCGGCGACGGCACCGACTACGGCCACGAACCGCTGACACCGGCCGTCCGCGAATTCGCCGACGCCTGGGGATACGGCCTGGACAGGCTGATGCGGGACGCCACCGGGCTGAGCGAATCCCTGCACGACTCCGCGCAGACCTACGCCGAGGCGGAGAACGTCAACATCGACCGGTTCGTGCAGGGACGGTGA
- a CDS encoding ArsR/SmtB family transcription factor, with translation MARTPEHPDLQDVRLARVFAALGDPARLRILAVLADRGEHQRDDFAVEVGPSTLSHHMKVLREAGVVRCRFEGTRCFVSLRADTFDRFSTALDGVLRSIAEEAA, from the coding sequence ATGGCACGCACTCCGGAGCACCCCGACCTGCAGGACGTCCGGCTCGCGCGGGTGTTCGCGGCCTTGGGCGATCCGGCTCGGCTGCGCATCCTGGCGGTCCTCGCGGACCGCGGCGAGCACCAGCGGGACGACTTCGCCGTGGAGGTGGGGCCGTCGACGCTCAGCCACCACATGAAGGTGCTGCGGGAAGCGGGCGTGGTGCGCTGCCGCTTCGAAGGGACCCGCTGCTTCGTGTCGCTGCGCGCGGACACGTTCGACCGCTTTTCCACCGCGCTGGACGGAGTTCTGCGCTCGATCGCGGAGGAAGCCGCCTGA
- a CDS encoding SseB family protein has protein sequence MPEEPELVVVAERARRSEAGSRAVFKALARSYLYARTSEDAPLLHVADLGERGRWASVFSTRERLAATIGECDAIGMPGMDFLEFVPTGVGLVLDPRDPHALPCRRTCSTRRPQPSA, from the coding sequence ATGCCGGAAGAGCCGGAGCTGGTCGTTGTCGCCGAACGCGCACGCCGGTCCGAGGCCGGATCGCGTGCCGTGTTCAAAGCGCTCGCCCGGTCCTACCTCTACGCCCGCACCAGCGAGGACGCACCGCTGCTGCACGTCGCCGACCTCGGCGAACGTGGCCGGTGGGCGTCGGTGTTCAGCACCCGCGAACGACTGGCCGCCACCATCGGCGAGTGCGACGCGATCGGGATGCCCGGCATGGACTTCCTCGAATTCGTGCCCACCGGAGTCGGCCTCGTCCTCGACCCCCGCGACCCGCACGCCCTGCCCTGCCGCCGCACCTGCTCGACCAGGCGGCCGCAGCCCTCGGCGTGA
- the lpdA gene encoding dihydrolipoyl dehydrogenase, translating into MQEYDLLVVGGGPGGYVAAIRAAQRGLNVAVVEKERPGGVCLNWGCIPTKAMLRSAEVYETVLHAADFGVRAENIGLDYDTVTRRKDSVVKGLTDGVAGLLKANGVTVVNGHARFTGPTTVDVFAVGESALGANGPRYAAEPAGAEPIDKISATDVIIATGSVPVQLPLPGAELPGVITSDGAFGLTEVPGKLAVIGGSAVGAEWASLFSSLGSEVTIIEMQPTLVPAEDAEVGKALGRSFGKRGVQVLTGATVSKIESSGRGKNAALKVAVDGAKVSEVDADVVLVGVGRKPNTASLDLSAAGVEVDGRGFVQVDDKLRTNVEHVYAIGDVTGKALLAHVASHQGVVAAETIAGHHAAIDYNVIPAATFTHPEIASVGLTEKQATDAGHEVVAAKFPFAALGRAQTFGDTEGFMKIVAGKQYGEVLGVHVFGPSASDLITEGALAITLEATLDELAETIHAHPTLGEIGMEAAMSALGLPVHTAPPKKR; encoded by the coding sequence GTGCAGGAATACGACCTCCTCGTAGTGGGCGGCGGCCCCGGCGGATATGTCGCGGCGATCCGGGCCGCGCAGCGCGGTCTGAACGTGGCCGTGGTCGAGAAGGAACGCCCCGGCGGCGTGTGCCTGAACTGGGGCTGCATCCCGACGAAGGCGATGCTGCGTTCGGCCGAGGTCTACGAGACGGTGCTGCACGCCGCGGACTTCGGTGTGCGCGCCGAGAACATCGGCCTGGACTACGACACGGTGACCCGCCGCAAGGACAGCGTGGTCAAGGGCCTCACCGACGGGGTGGCGGGCCTGCTCAAGGCCAACGGCGTCACCGTCGTCAACGGTCACGCCCGCTTCACCGGCCCGACCACGGTCGACGTGTTCGCCGTCGGCGAGTCCGCGCTCGGCGCGAACGGCCCGCGCTACGCCGCCGAACCGGCCGGTGCGGAGCCCATCGACAAGATCAGCGCGACCGACGTGATCATCGCGACCGGCTCGGTCCCCGTGCAGCTGCCGCTGCCCGGCGCGGAACTGCCCGGCGTGATCACCTCCGACGGCGCGTTCGGCCTCACCGAGGTGCCCGGCAAGCTCGCCGTCATCGGCGGCAGCGCCGTCGGCGCGGAGTGGGCCAGCCTGTTCTCCTCGCTGGGCAGCGAGGTCACCATCATCGAGATGCAGCCGACGCTGGTGCCCGCCGAGGACGCCGAGGTCGGCAAGGCGCTCGGCCGTTCCTTCGGCAAGCGCGGCGTGCAGGTGCTCACCGGCGCCACCGTCTCGAAGATCGAGAGTTCCGGTCGCGGCAAGAACGCGGCGCTGAAGGTCGCGGTCGACGGCGCGAAGGTCTCCGAGGTCGACGCGGACGTGGTGCTGGTCGGCGTGGGCCGCAAGCCCAACACCGCTTCGCTGGACCTCTCCGCCGCCGGAGTCGAGGTCGACGGCCGCGGTTTCGTGCAGGTCGACGACAAGCTGCGCACCAACGTCGAGCACGTCTACGCGATCGGCGACGTCACCGGCAAGGCGCTGCTCGCGCACGTCGCCTCGCACCAGGGCGTCGTGGCGGCCGAGACCATCGCGGGCCACCACGCGGCGATCGACTACAACGTCATCCCGGCGGCGACGTTCACCCACCCGGAGATCGCCAGCGTCGGGCTCACCGAGAAGCAGGCCACCGACGCCGGCCACGAGGTCGTCGCCGCGAAGTTCCCGTTCGCCGCGCTGGGCCGCGCCCAGACCTTCGGCGACACCGAGGGATTCATGAAGATCGTGGCGGGCAAGCAGTACGGCGAGGTGCTCGGCGTGCACGTGTTCGGCCCGTCCGCCAGCGACCTGATCACCGAGGGCGCGTTGGCGATCACCTTGGAGGCGACGCTCGACGAGCTCGCCGAGACGATCCACGCGCACCCGACGCTCGGTGAGATCGGCATGGAGGCGGCGATGTCCGCGCTCGGACTGCCGGTGCACACCGCGCCGCCGAAGAAGCGTTGA
- a CDS encoding alpha-ketoacid dehydrogenase subunit beta: MAVITYRQALHDTLRDEMHRDDDVFLIGEEIGVFEGSYKITAGLLDEFGEKRVRDTPIAEEGFVGAAVGAAMLGLRPVVELMTINFSLVALDQIVNHAAKIYGMFGGQTNVPMVLRTPGGGGQQLGATHSQNIELYYAFVPGLKVVAPSTPADAKALLLAAIRDDDPVLFLENLALYNTKGEVPDHVEPAEIGKAAVTREGTDITIIGYSRMAGVATQVAEKLAAEEGINAEVVDLRSLRPLDRETFVNSVRKTGCAVVAEDDWLTYGIGAEIAASISDGAFDYLDAPVRRVASAEVPLPYAKPLETAALPSAESLTTAVRETLDAVGRRR; encoded by the coding sequence TTGGCCGTCATCACTTACCGCCAGGCGCTGCACGACACCCTGCGCGACGAGATGCACCGCGACGACGACGTGTTCCTCATCGGTGAGGAGATCGGCGTCTTCGAGGGCTCGTACAAGATCACCGCTGGGCTGCTGGACGAGTTCGGCGAGAAGCGGGTGCGCGACACCCCGATCGCCGAGGAGGGCTTCGTCGGTGCTGCGGTCGGCGCCGCGATGCTGGGGCTGCGGCCCGTCGTCGAGCTCATGACGATCAACTTCTCGCTGGTGGCGCTGGACCAGATCGTCAACCACGCGGCCAAGATCTACGGCATGTTCGGCGGTCAGACCAACGTGCCGATGGTGCTGCGCACGCCCGGTGGCGGCGGTCAGCAGCTGGGCGCGACGCATTCGCAGAACATCGAGCTGTACTACGCGTTCGTGCCGGGCCTGAAGGTCGTCGCGCCGAGCACGCCCGCGGACGCGAAGGCGCTGCTGCTGGCGGCGATCCGGGACGACGACCCGGTGCTGTTCTTGGAGAACCTGGCGCTCTACAACACCAAGGGCGAGGTCCCGGATCACGTGGAGCCCGCCGAGATCGGCAAGGCCGCGGTGACCCGCGAGGGCACCGACATCACGATCATCGGCTACTCCCGGATGGCGGGCGTGGCGACGCAGGTCGCGGAGAAGCTGGCCGCCGAGGAAGGCATCAACGCCGAGGTCGTGGACCTGCGCAGCCTGCGCCCGCTGGACCGCGAGACGTTCGTGAACTCGGTCCGCAAGACCGGTTGCGCTGTCGTGGCCGAGGACGACTGGCTGACCTACGGCATCGGCGCGGAGATCGCCGCGTCCATTTCGGACGGCGCGTTCGACTACTTGGACGCCCCGGTGCGCCGGGTCGCCTCCGCCGAGGTCCCGCTGCCGTACGCGAAGCCGCTGGAGACGGCCGCGCTGCCCTCCGCCGAGTCCCTCACGACCGCGGTGCGTGAGACGCTCGACGCCGTCGGCCGTCGCCGCTGA